From Apis cerana isolate GH-2021 linkage group LG10, AcerK_1.0, whole genome shotgun sequence, one genomic window encodes:
- the LOC108002998 gene encoding AF4/FMR2 family member lilli isoform X1 produces the protein MGKTRGVHETTPELRNRMVGMYEAGLGLREIAAAVNCSQRTVKRWLNRFDKEGTVETRERCGRKRATTAEQDEAIVRLATQTPITAAKAVLPALGLTCSVDTIRERLHKAGIHNWSPSRKYMQRIPLGDTDGVTIQQPVWRPTGTQLGKKKSSKDSNKNEKNTSTTKKRNPSKKIRAKDIYVGDGAPIENEKSDEQREFIYHQQNASESQVNEMQSSSQPLQSQTEFGSTLSLPQQTQSIYQHPSLNISQNWPLDLVQGSHHYPQDQSNSISHEQVATSQQLQELHAQQEQNHVQQIQQTHNLDEQQRQLQAEVQHHNDQLHSQLASPQNSTNLTSDNSNIHGHQDNNQSSSIESNQNKDSSKEGSAKSEPQKKKKKGGKAKGTLETSVEIRNRMIGMSEAGLSTLSIALAIDRSERTVKRWLERWHKEGNVQTKERKGRRRITTKEQDEAIVAMATQQPLTAAKHVAPALGLKCSVDTIRERLHKAGIHSWKLGKKQGEGNAVHTVHLWQPSGNRPNKPKLPGEKKKKTNNNKKRDQISNNTQKRPTRKRKTESIAMKMVSPSTNMISEQTTTLSYHNGTMANYVSGSNIIQPIHNIPPPPPTIVQSQSHPQSAGPPPAAQSIQPMNSMIQQRPDCRLASIVAPVSAQGSTGVTYPSCMVGSNTHTGHMEQPDPLNYEPYIWSF, from the exons atgggAAAAACAAGAGGAGTGCACGAAACAACACCAGAATTAAGAAATCGAATGGTAGGAATGTATGAAGCTGGTTTAGGACTGCGAGAAATTGCAGCCGCTGTAAATTGTTCG caACGGACAGTGAAAAGATGGTTAAACAGGTTTGACAAAGAAGGCACAGTGGAAACTCGAGAAAGATGCGGACGTAAAAGGGCTACAACAGCGGAACAAGATGAAGCTATTGTACGTTTAGCTACGCAAACGCCGATAACGGCAGCAAAAGCTGTACTTCCTGCTTTAGGACTTACTTGTTCTGTTGATACTATACGTGAAAGGCTGCATAAAGCTGGAATTCACAATTGGAGTCCTTCGAGAAAATATATGCAAAGAATTCCACTTGG TGATACGGATGGTGTTACTATTCAACAACCTGTATGGAGACCTACTGGAACACaattggggaaaaaaaagtcTTCCAaagattctaataaaaatgaaaagaatactAGTacaactaaaaaaagaaatccatcaaagaaaattagagccaaagatatatatgtagGGGATGGTGCGccaatagaaaatgaaaaatctgatGAACAAcgagaatttatatatcatcaaCAAAATGCTTCAGAATCTCAAGTTAATGAAATGCAATCATCATCTCAACCTTTGCAATCTCAAACAGAATTTGGTAGTACTCTAAGTTTACCTCAACAAACACAATCTATTTATCAACATCctagtttaaatatatctcaGAATTGGCCTTTAGATTTAGTGCAAGGAAGTCATCACTATCCTCAA gatcaatcaaattcaatatctCATGAACAAGTGGCTACCTCACAGCAACTTCAAGAATTACATGCACAACAAGAACAAAATCATGTACAACAAATACAACAAACTCATAATCTTGATGAACAACAAAGGCAACTTCAGGCAGAAGTTCAGCATCACAATGATCAATTACATTCTCAATTAGCTAGTCCACAAAATAGTACGAATTTAACTTctgataattctaatattcatGGTCATCAAGATAATAATCAGTCTTCTAGTATAGAAtctaatcaaaataaagattcaTCGAAAGAAGGTAGCGCGAAAAGTGAAccacagaaaaagaaaaaaaagggtggGAAAGCTAAGGGAACATTGGAAACCAGTGTTGAAATTCGAAATCGTATGATTGGCATGTCTGAAGCCGGTTTATCCACATTATCTATCGCGCTTGCAATCGACAGATCG GAACGTACCGTAAAAAGATGGTTAGAACGTTGGCATAAGGAAGGGAACGTACAAACTAAGGAAAGAAAGGGTCGTCGACGAATTACTACTAAAGAACAAGACGAAGCTATTGTTGCTATGGCTACTCAGCAGCCATTAACTGCAGCTAAACACGTCGCGCCTGCACTGGGTTTAAAATGTAGTGTAGATACTATTAGAGAGAGGCTTCATAAAGCTGGTATACATAGTTGGAAGCTTGGAAAAAAACAAGG aGAAGGGAATGCTGTACATACTGTACATCTTTGGCAGCCTAGTGGAAATCGACCAAATAAACCTAAATTACCgggtgaaaagaagaaaaaaacgaacaataataaaaaacgtgatcaaatatcaaacaatACGCAAAAACGTCCcactagaaaaagaaaaaccgagTCCATTGCGATGAAAATGGTTTCACCCTCTACAAACATGATATCAGAACAAACTACAACTTTATCATACCATAATGGAACAA TGGCAAATTATGTTTCAGGttctaatataatacaacctattcataatattcctccacctcctcctacAATTGTTCAATCTCAATCACATCCTCAATCAGCAGGTCCTCCACCAGCAGCTCAATCTATACAACCAATGAATTCTATGATACAACAAAGACCTGATTGTCGATTAGCATCAATTGTAGCACCTGTATCGGCACAAGGAAGTACTGGAGTTACCTATCCATCATGTATGGTTGGAAGTAATACTCATACAGGACATATGGAACAACCAGATCCTTTAAATTATGAACCATACATTTGGAGTTTCTAA
- the LOC108002999 gene encoding mitochondrial chaperone BCS1, whose amino-acid sequence MTIIDYIQTLSDNPYFGAGFGLFGLGAGAALLRKGMQVGMIMFRRHYMITLEVPCRDKSYQWLLQWITHKGAKETQHLSVETSFEQKETGHIKTRYDFVPSIGTHFIRYKGNWIRVERTREQQTLDIQMGIPWETVQLTALGRNKNIYFNILEEARQMALKEYEGKTIMYTAMGSEWRQFGHPRRRRPLNSVILDTGIAERIINDCREFIQNPSWYSDRGIPYRRGYLLYGPPGCGKSSFITALAGELEMGICVLNLSERGLTDDRLNHLLAVAPQQTIILLEDIDAAFTSREESKEIKAAYDGLNRVTFSGLLNCLDGVASTEARILFMTTNYLERLDPALVRPGRIDVKEYIGWCSANQVEQMFLRFYRNIDDRANVLAKQFTENVLSQKKYVSPAQIQGYFMFYKNNPDDVLKNVSHIWELT is encoded by the exons atgactataatagattatattcaaACTTTATCTGATAATCCGTATTTTGGAGCTGGTTTTGGACTTTTTGGGTTAGGTGCTGGTGCAGCTTTATTACGAAAAGGAATGCAAGTAGGAATGATAATGTTCAg gcgACATTATATGATCACTTTAGAAGTTCCATGTCGTGATAAAAGTTACCAATGGCTTTTACAATGGATTACACATAAAGGTGCAAAGGAAACGCAACATCTTTCAGTTGAAACAAGTTTTGAACAAAAAGAAACAGGTCACATAAAAACTAGATATGATTTCGTACCAAGTATTGGAACACATTTTATTAG atataaaggGAATTGGATAAGAGTAGAACGAACTAGGGAACAACAAACACTGGATATACAAATGGGTATACCATGGGAAACAGTACAACTTACAGCATtaggaagaaataaaaatatttattttaatattttagaagaag cgaGACAAATGGcattaaaagaatatgaagGCAAAACAATAATGTATACTGCAATGGGAAGTGAATGGAGACAATTTGGGCATCCTAGAAGACGAAGACCACTAAATTCAGTTATTTTAGATACTGGTATTgcagaaagaataataaacgattgtcgtgaatttatacaaaatcctTCATGGTATAGCGATCGTG gAATTCCATATCGACgtggatatttattatatggtCCTCCTGGTTGTGGTAAATCATCATTTATTACTGCTTTAGCTGGTGAATTAGAAATGGGCATTTGTGTTTTAAATCTATCAGAACGAGGTTTAACAGATGATAGATTAAACCATCTATTAGCAGTAGCTCCACAACAAACTATTATTCTTTTAGAAGATATTGATGCCGCGTTTACTAGTCGAGAAGAAAGTAAAGAAA TTAAAGCTGCATATGATGGTTTAAATAGAGTTACATTCAGtggtttattaaattgtttagatGGTGTTGCTTCTACAGAAGcaagaattctttttatgacaactaattatttagaaagatTAGATCCTGCATTAGTTAGACCTGGTAGAATAGatgtaaaagaatatatag GTTGGTGTAGTGCAAATCAAGTGGAACAAatgtttttaagattttatcgtAACATTGACGATAGAGCAAATGTACTTGCTAAACAATTTACAGAAAATGTATTATcacaaaagaaatatgttaGTCCAGCGCAAATTCAaggatattttatgttttataaaaataatcctgatgatgtattaaaaaatgtttcacatATATGGGAACtcacataa
- the LOC108002998 gene encoding AF4/FMR2 family member lilli isoform X2 has product MGKTRGVHETTPELRNRMVGMYEAGLGLREIAAAVNCSQRTVKRWLNRFDKEGTVETRERCGRKRATTAEQDEAIVRLATQTPITAAKAVLPALGLTCSVDTIRERLHKAGIHNWSPSRKYMQRIPLGDTDGVTIQQPVWRPTGTQLGKKKSSKDSNKNEKNTSTTKKRNPSKKIRAKDIYVGDGAPIENEKSDEQREFIYHQQNASESQVNEMQSSSQPLQSQTEFGSTLSLPQQTQSIYQHPSLNISQNWPLDLVQGSHHYPQDQSNSISHEQVATSQQLQELHAQQEQNHVQQIQQTHNLDEQQRQLQAEVQHHNDQLHSQLASPQNSTNLTSDNSNIHGHQDNNQSSSIESNQNKDSSKEGSAKSEPQKKKKKGGKAKGTLETSVEIRNRMIGMSEAGLSTLSIALAIDRSERTVKRWLERWHKEGNVQTKERKGRRRITTKEQDEAIVAMATQQPLTAAKHVAPALGLKCSVDTIRERLHKAGIHSWKLGKKQGEGNAVHTVHLWQPSGNRPNKPKLPGEKKKKTNNNKKRDQISNNTQKRPTRKRKTESIAMKMVSPSTNMISEQTTTLSYHNGTSSNIIQPIHNIPPPPPTIVQSQSHPQSAGPPPAAQSIQPMNSMIQQRPDCRLASIVAPVSAQGSTGVTYPSCMVGSNTHTGHMEQPDPLNYEPYIWSF; this is encoded by the exons atgggAAAAACAAGAGGAGTGCACGAAACAACACCAGAATTAAGAAATCGAATGGTAGGAATGTATGAAGCTGGTTTAGGACTGCGAGAAATTGCAGCCGCTGTAAATTGTTCG caACGGACAGTGAAAAGATGGTTAAACAGGTTTGACAAAGAAGGCACAGTGGAAACTCGAGAAAGATGCGGACGTAAAAGGGCTACAACAGCGGAACAAGATGAAGCTATTGTACGTTTAGCTACGCAAACGCCGATAACGGCAGCAAAAGCTGTACTTCCTGCTTTAGGACTTACTTGTTCTGTTGATACTATACGTGAAAGGCTGCATAAAGCTGGAATTCACAATTGGAGTCCTTCGAGAAAATATATGCAAAGAATTCCACTTGG TGATACGGATGGTGTTACTATTCAACAACCTGTATGGAGACCTACTGGAACACaattggggaaaaaaaagtcTTCCAaagattctaataaaaatgaaaagaatactAGTacaactaaaaaaagaaatccatcaaagaaaattagagccaaagatatatatgtagGGGATGGTGCGccaatagaaaatgaaaaatctgatGAACAAcgagaatttatatatcatcaaCAAAATGCTTCAGAATCTCAAGTTAATGAAATGCAATCATCATCTCAACCTTTGCAATCTCAAACAGAATTTGGTAGTACTCTAAGTTTACCTCAACAAACACAATCTATTTATCAACATCctagtttaaatatatctcaGAATTGGCCTTTAGATTTAGTGCAAGGAAGTCATCACTATCCTCAA gatcaatcaaattcaatatctCATGAACAAGTGGCTACCTCACAGCAACTTCAAGAATTACATGCACAACAAGAACAAAATCATGTACAACAAATACAACAAACTCATAATCTTGATGAACAACAAAGGCAACTTCAGGCAGAAGTTCAGCATCACAATGATCAATTACATTCTCAATTAGCTAGTCCACAAAATAGTACGAATTTAACTTctgataattctaatattcatGGTCATCAAGATAATAATCAGTCTTCTAGTATAGAAtctaatcaaaataaagattcaTCGAAAGAAGGTAGCGCGAAAAGTGAAccacagaaaaagaaaaaaaagggtggGAAAGCTAAGGGAACATTGGAAACCAGTGTTGAAATTCGAAATCGTATGATTGGCATGTCTGAAGCCGGTTTATCCACATTATCTATCGCGCTTGCAATCGACAGATCG GAACGTACCGTAAAAAGATGGTTAGAACGTTGGCATAAGGAAGGGAACGTACAAACTAAGGAAAGAAAGGGTCGTCGACGAATTACTACTAAAGAACAAGACGAAGCTATTGTTGCTATGGCTACTCAGCAGCCATTAACTGCAGCTAAACACGTCGCGCCTGCACTGGGTTTAAAATGTAGTGTAGATACTATTAGAGAGAGGCTTCATAAAGCTGGTATACATAGTTGGAAGCTTGGAAAAAAACAAGG aGAAGGGAATGCTGTACATACTGTACATCTTTGGCAGCCTAGTGGAAATCGACCAAATAAACCTAAATTACCgggtgaaaagaagaaaaaaacgaacaataataaaaaacgtgatcaaatatcaaacaatACGCAAAAACGTCCcactagaaaaagaaaaaccgagTCCATTGCGATGAAAATGGTTTCACCCTCTACAAACATGATATCAGAACAAACTACAACTTTATCATACCATAATGGAACAA GttctaatataatacaacctattcataatattcctccacctcctcctacAATTGTTCAATCTCAATCACATCCTCAATCAGCAGGTCCTCCACCAGCAGCTCAATCTATACAACCAATGAATTCTATGATACAACAAAGACCTGATTGTCGATTAGCATCAATTGTAGCACCTGTATCGGCACAAGGAAGTACTGGAGTTACCTATCCATCATGTATGGTTGGAAGTAATACTCATACAGGACATATGGAACAACCAGATCCTTTAAATTATGAACCATACATTTGGAGTTTCTAA